The nucleotide window CTTCGCTCCGCCCAGGCCCAGGGCGCGCCAGCCCTCAGGGAAGTGCCGCTCGTAGCAGATGTAGACGCCGATCTTGCCCACCGCGGTGTCGAACACCGGGTAGCCCAGGTTGCCCGGGCGGAAGTAGAACTTCTCCCAGAAGCCCTTGACCTGCGGAATGTGGGTTTTGCGGTATTTGCCGAGGTACTTACCGTCCGCGTCGATCACCGCCGCGGTGTTGTAGAGCTCGCCGGCCTTCTCCTGCTCGTACACCGGCAGCACCAGGACCGTGCCCAGCTCGGTGGCCAGCGCCTGGAAGCGCTCCACCGTCGGTCCCGGCACCGACTCCGCGTAGTCGTAGAACTTGGCGTCCTGGACCTGGCAGAAGTACGGCCCGTAGAACAGCTCCTGGAAACAGACCACCTTGGCGCCCTGCGCGGCCGCCTCCCGCGCGTACTCCTCGTGCGCCTTGATCATGCTTTCCTTGTCGCCGGTCCAGGTCGCCTGGACCAACGCAGCACGCACCGTCGTGGGCATCGACACTCCCCTCCCGGTCACCCCGGTCGGGGGAACCGACCCCACGGACCGTAGGTCGCCCCCCGGGAGAAGGACAAGTCGCCCCCCGGGGAGAAGGACAAGTCGCCCCAGGGAGAAGGACAACAGGAGCCCCGGGTCAACACCCCGTTGCGCCGGGCCGGCGCTGCTGATCCGGTTCAGCGCCGACCCGGAGACTCAGCCCCGGCGCGGGCGCGGCAGGGGTCGGTCGTCCAGCAGCAGCCAGCCGAGCTCGCACTCCAGCGCCCGGGCCAGATGCCGCAGCCGCCAGGCGTCCAGCCGCTGCGTCCCGCGCTCGACCGCGCTGACGAAGTTCCGGCTGACCCCGGCCCGTTCGGCCAGTTCCTCCTGGCGCAGGTTGCGCAGGAGTCGTTCGTTGCGGATCCGATCGCCCACGTCGCGTCTGAAGGTCTCCTCCCCGTCCAGCTCGTGATCCGTGCAGACGCTCCCCGTGAGCGTTGATGGCATGTGTCCCAATCCCTTTCCCCGATGATCACGACCCCGGCCGGATGCGGACCCCCCGATTCGCGTTCCCGCCCGCATCCAGCCGGAGCCACGACAGCCCAGTCTTTCCTGAGAGCCGCTCTCACTGATAGCCCCGTCTTTCTGGCCAACTGGACATCTACCTGCATCAGGAGTGTCCTGTAGCGGTGCTGATGGGCGTCACCAGGGAATCGCTCACGAGCGAGCTCAAGCTGGTCCGGCGCGGCCTCGGCCTCTACCACCCGCAGCTGGCGCGGCGGCTGGGACCGGGGCTGCGGGACGTCTGCGAGGCCACCGGCACCGAGCCCGACCTGCGCAACAAGGTGATCACGAGGCTGCGGGTGGCCGCCGGCACGCTGCCGGACGAGCTCTCGACGGCGGTGCTGGCCGCGCTCGGAGTGCATCCCGCGGTCCGGCAGCTGCACAAGCTCGAGGACCGGGTCGACTGGCTGGCCGACCGGCTCAACCGGGACGCCCGCACCGCCCGCCGCCGGATGGACGAGGCCTGCGGGATGCTGGCGGAGCATCTGGCCGCCGGCCGGAGCACCCGGAACGCCGGCGCGCTGCCCTCCTCCGGCTGGTACATCGAGACTGCCCAGTCCGTGATGGTGATGGACGCCGAGGCCCCGACCGCCATCGAACGGCGGGTCGCGGTGGCCGAGCAGGACGGGATCGAGCAGCTCGTGCTCTCCCGCACCATCCCGCCGGACGGCGACAAGCCGCCGGACCTGCACGCCCAGATGCTCTTCGGCGGCGTACTGGGGTTGAAGGAGTGGGACTCGGAGAGCCGGTTCCGGCTGGTGCTCAACCTGCCGACCACGCTGCGGGCCGGCGACCGGCACGAGTACTCGATCCTCTGGCGGCAACCGCCCGACCGGCCGATGCGCCCGCACTACGTGCTCACCCCGGCGCTGCGGATCGACCACTTCGACCTGCACGTCCGCTTCGACCGGGCGGCGCCGCCGGACCGGGTCTTCCGGGTCGCCGACGCGTTCCACCGCGACCTCGACGAGCAGCCCCGGGACCGGGACGAGGTGGAGATCGACCCGTCCGGCGAGGTCCACCTCGAGTTCCAGCGGCTGACCCCCGGCCACGGGTACGGCCTGCGCTGGACCTGAGTGCGGGCCGGCCTCCCGGCCGGCCCGCACGCGTACTCGCCTCCTAGCTGGTCAGGTCGTAGACGGTGGTGCTGCCGACCGTGGTGGCGGTGTAGTTCGCCGCGACCCAGGTCGCGATCTCCTGCGCGGCCGCGCTACCGCCGGTCTGGGTGCCGCCGCCGGTGCCGGCGCTGATGAAGTAGTGGATCTGGCCGGCCGCCGCGTACGCCGTGAACTGGGCCAGCGTCGGCGACGGGTCGGTCCCGTTGAAGCCACCGATCGCCATCACCGGCTCACCGCTGGCCAGCTGGTAGCCCGAGGCGTTGTTGGAGCCGACCGTCGCCGCGGCCCAGGTGTAGTCGCCGGCGTCGGTCTGCAGCAGGGTGACCATCGCCGCGCTCGCGGTCGAGCCGTTGAGCAGGCCGCTCACGCCGCCCCCGCCGGGGCCGCCGCCCTGGGTCGTGCCGGTCGCGGTTCCGCCCGGCGCCTGGCCGCCCCGGCCGGCGCCGCCACCCGGGCCGCCCATCCCGCCGGCCGCCGGTCCCGCGGTCGGGATCGAGCCGGTGTGCGGCGTCGCCGCCGTGTCCACCGCGTACGCCGCGGGCCCGGCCAGCGCCACGATCAGCCCGGCCCCGGCCAGCACGGCCGCGGTCCGCCGCGGCAGCACCCGGACCAGCAGCAGCCCGATCGCGACGATCAGGCCGCCGGCCAGCACCACCGGCGCCAGCCAGGGCAGGAAGTCCGCGCTCCGCTTGAGCAGCACGTACGACCAGGCCGCGGTCACCGCGAGCGTGATCGCGAGGATCGCCGACCCCTCCCGTCGCCGCCAGAGCGCCGCCGCCCCGATGCCGACCACCGCGCCGATCGCCGGTGCCAGCGCGACGGTGTAGTACGCGTGGAAGATCCCGGCCATGAAGCTGAACGTCAGCCCGGTGACCAGCAGCCAGCCGCCCCAGAGCAGCAGGCCGGCCCGGGTCCGGTCGGTGCGGTAGCGCCGCCGGGTCACGACCAGCCCGGCCGCCAGCAGGATCAGCGCCGCCGGCAGCAGCCAGGACACCTGGCCGCCGATCTCGGAGTTGAACATCCGGCCCCAGCCGGTCGCGCCCCACATCCCGGTGCCGCCACCGCCGCCGCCGACGCTGCCGGTCTCGTTGCCGGTCAGCCGGCCCAGGCCGTTGTAGCCGAGCACCAGCTCGAGGATGGAGTTGTTCTGCGAGCCGCCGATGTACGGCCGCATGCTCGCCGGCACCAGCTCCACGATCGCGATCCACCAGCCGGCGGCGACGATCAGCGCGCCGAGCGCGGCCAGCAGGTGCGCGATCCGCTTCCGGACCGGGGTCGGCGCCGCGACCAGGTAGACCAGGCCGAGCGCCGGCACCACCAGCAGCGCCTGCAGCATCTTGGTCAGGAAGCCGAAGCCGACCAGCGCACCGGCCAGCATCAGCCACTTCGCCGAGGCCTTCTCCGTCGCCCGCACCGTGGCGGACGCGGCCGCGACCAGGAGCAGGACCAGCAGCGCGTCCGGGTTGTTGAAGCGGAACATGAGCACCGCGACCGGAGTCAGCGCTGCGACCGCACCGGCGATCAGGCCGGCGGCCGGGCCGGACCAGCGCTTGACCGTCGTGTAGAGCAGGCCGGTGGTGGCGACGCCCAAGAGCGCCTGCGGCACCAGGATGCTCCAGCTGCTCAGCCCGAAGACCCGTACGGACAGGGCCATGATCCAGAGCGAGGCCGGTGTCTTGTCCACGGTGATCGAGTTGGCCGGGTCCGAGGAGCCGTAGAAGAACGCCTTCCAGCTCTGCGAACCGGCCTGCACCGCGGCCGAGTAGAACGAGTTGGCCCAGCCGGACTGGCCGAGTCCCCAGAGGTAGAGGATCGCGGTCGCGGCGAGCAGGACGAGCAGCCCCGGGCGGGCCCAGCCGGGATCGCCGACGGGCCCGCGCAGCAGCCGGCCCGCCCTCCCCGGCCGGGCCGGCGACACCGGCCGAGGTGCCTCCGCCCGGGTCTCGCCGGCCCGCGGGGGCTGCAGCGTGGTGGTCATCGCCAGGTCTCCGTTTCCTCGATCGGTCTCGACCCACACCCTGGGTCCCGATCTTGGCGGGAGCCTGTGACTCTCCTGAGCGCGCCCTGTGAGCGCCTGTTTCCCATTGATCGAGGCAACAGGAAACCCATTCCCGATGGTCCCGGAACCGACGACCCTGTGAATTGTAAGAAATTCGGGTAATCAAATAGGGACGCCACCGTGAAGATTTTCTGCGGATTCGGGTTCGCCGTCAAGGTCGCGGCATTCTGCCTGCTCGCCGGATTCATTCTCGGATTCCACTTCGGCTCGGCCTTCGCGGCGCGCTCGGCGCCCGCCACTCCCGCCGCCGAGGTCCTCGACCTCCGGCTGCCGCACCCCGCGGCGCCCTGCGGAGGAGAGGAGGTGCTGACATGGAGCCGCACACCCACATCATCGTGGTCGTGCTGGGGTGGGTCCTGAGCCTGTTCGGCTGAGGACCCGGTCATCCGGTGCCAGCCGGCTGACACCCGGCATTCGCCGATACTGAACCGACCGTACGAGGATATCGGCGAATCACGAGGTCGGTCCCGGGTTTCCGCCCGGGACCGGTCTCGTTTCAGGGGATTCGGGCGGCGGAGTGGAGGCGGGCGATGAGGGCCGGCACGTCGACCGGGAAATCGTGCTGGGTGAACCAGCCCGCGACGGTGGCGGCGTCGCGGTCCAGGAAGGTCGGACCCTGCGGGTTGGCGACGACGTCGACGAGCTGCGGCAGGTCGATCGCCACCAGCCGGTCGCCGTCGACGAGCAGGTTGAACGCGGACAGGTCGCCGTGCGCGTACCCGGCTCCGGCCAGCATGTCCATCAGCGCGACGGCCTGGTCCCAGAGACCGGCCAGCTGCTCGCCCCGCCACCGGATCTCGACCAGCCGCGGCGCCGGCGCCCCGTCCGGCTGTCCGACGAACTCCAGCAGCAGCTCGGTGCCGACGATCTGGACCGGGTACGGCACCGCGGCCCCCAGCACGTGCAGCAGGACGAGCGCGTCGAACTCGGCCCGGGCCCAGTGCGCCCCGATC belongs to Mycobacteriales bacterium and includes:
- a CDS encoding nitrilase-related carbon-nitrogen hydrolase; translated protein: MPTTVRAALVQATWTGDKESMIKAHEEYAREAAAQGAKVVCFQELFYGPYFCQVQDAKFYDYAESVPGPTVERFQALATELGTVLVLPVYEQEKAGELYNTAAVIDADGKYLGKYRKTHIPQVKGFWEKFYFRPGNLGYPVFDTAVGKIGVYICYERHFPEGWRALGLGGAKIVFNPSATSRGLSEYLWKLEQTSAAVANEYFVGTINRVGVEPLGDDDFYGQSYFADPRGQIMGGTASDNADEVLIRDLDMDLLEEVRHQWQFYRDRRPDSYGQLTQP
- a CDS encoding helix-turn-helix transcriptional regulator, yielding MGDRIRNERLLRNLRQEELAERAGVSRNFVSAVERGTQRLDAWRLRHLARALECELGWLLLDDRPLPRPRRG
- a CDS encoding glycosyltransferase family 39 protein; protein product: MTTTLQPPRAGETRAEAPRPVSPARPGRAGRLLRGPVGDPGWARPGLLVLLAATAILYLWGLGQSGWANSFYSAAVQAGSQSWKAFFYGSSDPANSITVDKTPASLWIMALSVRVFGLSSWSILVPQALLGVATTGLLYTTVKRWSGPAAGLIAGAVAALTPVAVLMFRFNNPDALLVLLLVAAASATVRATEKASAKWLMLAGALVGFGFLTKMLQALLVVPALGLVYLVAAPTPVRKRIAHLLAALGALIVAAGWWIAIVELVPASMRPYIGGSQNNSILELVLGYNGLGRLTGNETGSVGGGGGGTGMWGATGWGRMFNSEIGGQVSWLLPAALILLAAGLVVTRRRYRTDRTRAGLLLWGGWLLVTGLTFSFMAGIFHAYYTVALAPAIGAVVGIGAAALWRRREGSAILAITLAVTAAWSYVLLKRSADFLPWLAPVVLAGGLIVAIGLLLVRVLPRRTAAVLAGAGLIVALAGPAAYAVDTAATPHTGSIPTAGPAAGGMGGPGGGAGRGGQAPGGTATGTTQGGGPGGGGVSGLLNGSTASAAMVTLLQTDAGDYTWAAATVGSNNASGYQLASGEPVMAIGGFNGTDPSPTLAQFTAYAAAGQIHYFISAGTGGGTQTGGSAAAQEIATWVAANYTATTVGSTTVYDLTS
- a CDS encoding RIO1 family regulatory kinase/ATPase, coding for MTRRIPLDNDNDNDDRWTRIGTHPVEYDYSDDKIPGGGDRWSTWDQSTASERGPQPYPDWLVTELGAVDLELGVLKTGKEADVFLVRREVPETSRGCLLAAKRYRDDGHRQFHRSAVYQEGRRTRKSRDARAIRNRSAYGREVIGAHWARAEFDALVLLHVLGAAVPYPVQIVGTELLLEFVGQPDGAPAPRLVEIRWRGEQLAGLWDQAVALMDMLAGAGYAHGDLSAFNLLVDGDRLVAIDLPQLVDVVANPQGPTFLDRDAATVAGWFTQHDFPVDVPALIARLHSAARIP